The genomic DNA GTCGCCCGTGGTGCCGGGGACCAAGGCGTCCTGGGGGTCAGGAGAGGCTGCGGTGAACCCCGCCGGACCCAAGTCGATCAAGAGCAGCCTGCCCACGTCACCTGACAACATGTCGTCGGAGAACTGACCAGGGTCCGGGGCGCGGCAGTTGGCTCCGGGACCCCCTTGTGTGAGAAGTTTGAGCCCATGGCTCGACTTTTCGGTACCGACGGGGTGCGCGGAGTCGCCAACCGTGACCTGACCGCTGAATTGGCCGTTGCTCTCGGCTCGGCGGCGGCGCGCCAACTGGCCCGTTCGGGCTCCGCGGGGCGGCGGGTGGCCGTCGTCGGCCGGGACCCACGGGCCAGCGGCGAGATGCTCGAAGCGGCCGTGATCGCCGGTCTGGCCAGCGAGGGCGTGGACGCCCTGCGGGTCGGTGTCCTGCCCACGCCTGCGGCGGCGTACCTGACCAGCGCTTACGACGCCGATTTTGGTGTGATGATCTCCGCGTCGCACAACCCGATGCCGGACAACGGCATCAAGATCTTCGGCCCCGGTGGCCACAAGCTCGACGACGCGGCCGAAGACCGCATCGCGGAGTTGGTGGCGTCGGGTCCTGGTGAGCGTCCCACCGGTGCGGCCATCGGGCGTGTGGTGGACGCCGGGGACGCGCTCGAGCGCTACCTGCGGCATGTCGGCAAGGCGGCCTCCGCGCCCCTGGACGGGGTGACCGTGGTGGTCGACTGCGCCCATGGCGCGGCCTACGCCGCGGCGCCTGCCGCCTACCGCGCCGCCGGTGCCACCGTGATCGCCCTGAATGCCGAACCCAACGGTCTCAACATCAACGACGGCTGCGGGTCCACCCACATGGAGGAGCTGCGTGCGGCGGTGCGCGCGCACGGCGCTGATCTGGGCCTGGCCCACGACGGCGACGCCGACCGGTGCCTGGCTGTCGACGCCAACGGCGACGTGATCGACGGCGACGCCATCATGGTCATCCTGGCGCTCGCCATGCAGGAGGCCGACGAGCTGGCCTCCAACACCCTGGTCACCACCGTCATGAGCAACCAGGGTCTACACATGGCCATGCGCGACGCCGGGATCACGGTGCTCACCACCGGGGTGGGTGACCGTTACGTCCTCGAGGAGTTGCGGGCAGGCGAGTACACCCTGGGCGGCGAGCAGTCCGGCCACATCGTGTTGCCCGCGTACGGCACCACCGGCGACGGTATCGTCACCGGCCTGCGGCTGATGTCCCGCATGGCGCAGACCGGGACGTCCATCGCCGCGCTGGCCGCTCCCATGCGGACCCTGCCGCAGGTGCTGATCAATGTTGCGGTGGCCGACAAGACCACCGTCGCAGCGGCGCCCGCCGTGCAGAACGCCGTGGCGGAGGTCGAGGCCGAGCTCGGCGACACCGGCCGGATTCTGTTGCGTCCCTCGGGAACCGAGCAGCTGGTGCGGGTCATGGTGGAAGCCG from Mycolicibacterium tokaiense includes the following:
- the glmM gene encoding phosphoglucosamine mutase; this translates as MARLFGTDGVRGVANRDLTAELAVALGSAAARQLARSGSAGRRVAVVGRDPRASGEMLEAAVIAGLASEGVDALRVGVLPTPAAAYLTSAYDADFGVMISASHNPMPDNGIKIFGPGGHKLDDAAEDRIAELVASGPGERPTGAAIGRVVDAGDALERYLRHVGKAASAPLDGVTVVVDCAHGAAYAAAPAAYRAAGATVIALNAEPNGLNINDGCGSTHMEELRAAVRAHGADLGLAHDGDADRCLAVDANGDVIDGDAIMVILALAMQEADELASNTLVTTVMSNQGLHMAMRDAGITVLTTGVGDRYVLEELRAGEYTLGGEQSGHIVLPAYGTTGDGIVTGLRLMSRMAQTGTSIAALAAPMRTLPQVLINVAVADKTTVAAAPAVQNAVAEVEAELGDTGRILLRPSGTEQLVRVMVEAADEDTARQLAVRVAESVSEQS